A segment of the Aureliella helgolandensis genome:
GTCTCAACCGAGGCCGCAGGCGAGGGTGTCGACCTCCAACATCGATGCTCACGGCTTATCCATGTCGATTTGCCGTGGAATCCGATGCGATTACAACAAAGGGTCGGGCGGCTGAACCGCCTTGGGCAAAAAGATATCGTCAAAGTTACTCTTTTTCAGAATCCCGATACTGTTGAATCTCGCATCTGGAGCTTGCTTCTAGACAAGATTGATCGCATTTCGCATTCGATTAATGCCGCATCGGAAGATCCGGAAGACTTGCATCAGATGATCCTCGGAACATCTCAGCCGCGGTTTTATCAGCAGCTTTTCTACGATGCCAGTACTAAAAAGAAGGAACGCCTGGATAGCTGGTTTAACGAACGAACTGGACAACTCGGTGGAGCGGATGCAGTGGACGTTGTGCGCGAACTGATCGGAAATGCGCAATGTTTTGATTTCGACAATGTATCGAAAGAGGTGCCGAAGCTCGATCTGCCCGACCTAGCGAATTTCTTCAAATTGTCTCTTCGCTGCAATAGGCGGCAAATTACTGAGGTTGATGGCTTTATTTCCTTTAAGACACCGGATGGCTGGACAAAGAGACGCGGAGTCAAGCCCCGCTATGAACAAGTCAAGTTTGGCAGAACCAAAAGCAAAGAAGCGCAGAAGTCACTGCTTGGAATCGGAAGTGCGGTTGTCGATGTCGCAATTGAAACCGCCTGCGAAATCACAGACGCATTTGCGACATTACCTGGTTCCGACACAGCTTGTGAGCTTTTCGTTTTCCGGTCCTTCGATAAAGTAACTCGCAATATCGCTCAACCCAAATCCATTATATGCGGAGTCTATAAGCTGACTGAATCGTTCAAAGTCCTGCGAGACCAAGAAGTGTTCGAACTACTCAATCAATCTGCTGCAGAATTGAAGCCTCAAAACGAGCAATTGCCCACGCCGGAAGCCAAAAACAAACGGACGAACTTAGATGAGATTACAACACATTTGATCGCCAACATCTCCAAGCTCAACTTGCCATTTTCCGCCCCCGACTTTGAGCTTCTCGGAGTCATCGCGGTTGCCAAAGCTACTTAATAGCAGACCTTAATCTTTCCACAGATGCTAAATATATGAGTTCATGTATGGACAACGAGAAGTGCTGAAAAGCGCGAACTAAGTGAGAAAGTCGCTTCGGCAGGCACGTATTGACGGCAAGTAGAAGCGATTCATCTTTAAACCCTAAAGCAACGAACTACTTCGGAATTCTAGGGGGAGGGATTTCAGGGGCACAGCACTCCACCGGAGGGTGTTGGGATTCACATGTGGGCTGGGGCTGCGCACTCGCTCGGGCATGTTGAAACGCTAGTAGGAACAGCGCCGGGTGAAGTGGCGATAAGATGGCTCTGCGCACCGCGAGAATCGTACGAGCTAACTCGCGCGGCGCACGCGAGGGAGAATATTACGGTGCAGGACTAAGCACAGCGGAATGATTACTTGCTGGAAGCAAATGCGGCTTGCACCTGCGAGCGGACGCGGAAGCGAGATCCTCGGCGTCGTGAGCGACTGCGGGCGATCTCATACGACTCGCCGGCTACATTGAGAAAGAGCTCGCCAAAGTTGCTTACCAATTCAATTATGACTGCTGGCTGCAAACCGATCCGCTGGAAAATCGGTGGCGCATCCTCGGGTGTCGAACCACGCTTGTCCGCTCGCCGCAGAGTACGACTAATCGGTGCGTGCGATAGACAAACCGCATAGCGTCGCCCAGGGTTGGCCCGTGTTAGTTCATTAGTCGCAAAGACCGAGATCTGGTCGCTCATGCTAAGCAACTGGTACATGTCCTAGACCATGCAGCTGCTGCGACACATGTTGCTGCCTTCGGGGGCTGACACCGGATTCACGGCGTCGGGGTAACGATGGAAATCGGTAACATCGTGACTAGTCGCGAGATTCAGTTCGACGCGCTGAAGTTTACACTGCCAACCGACTGTCCTTCAATCTCGAACAAGTGGTTTTCCGCGCATGTGAGAGGCCAGCTGAATCGGCTTGCAGCGACAATTTGCGAGTTGTCCCTATTTTTATTCGGGGTAGTTCTCGGCTAACCATTCCTGATCGGTTTGACTTAGCTTGACGATTTGGACAGTTACTTCTTCGCTGTTATCCATGCGTTTCAGCTTTACCCAGCCTTGCTTCACATCCACTACCTTCGCTTCAACACTGAATTTCCCCGTCGGATCACTGAACACTCGTGTGATAGGCTCGGGGGCTGGTGTCGGCTCAAGAGTCGGCTCTGGTTCGGGAGCTCGCTCAATATCTGCCGTTTCGAGTTCAACATTATCATCCGCCTCGGCTTGCGTGGCGGGAAGTGCTGGCACCTCCGGTGTCGGCGTGAGCTCTGGCATAAGATCCCGGGCACTCTGCTCAGTCTCTAAATCGGCTAGTTCATCGTCTGTCGCTTCATCGTCTGTCGCTTCATCGTCTGTCGCTTCATCGTCTGTCGCTTCATCGCCGGTCGCTTCATCGCCGGTCGCTTCGGCACCGACGGGGGGTGGGTTTAATCGTGCCTGCTCCGCCTGTCGGGCGGCTTGCTCCACTCGTTGGGATGCTTGCTGGGCTGCGGCCCCAAGCCCCAATGCGCCCATCATCAACCCCATCCCCACGAAGGCAAAGAAAAGGACGCCAGGAAAGCCAACGATTAGCCCTGCCAATGCCAGCCCTTTGGGTTTGCGCGAGAACAGTGCTAAGAAGCTTAGTGCCGCTCCTGGGATACAAAGCAGGCCGCACGTCAGCCAACCGATCGTAGAGAAAATCAAGCCTGCCATACCAAGCACATTTGTGTCATCCGATTTATGGATGACTACTGTTTGTGGTTGTTGCTGAGTTGACATTTTGTTTCTTACTCCACCAAAGTTTGGCTATTTGCATAGCGAGCTGAAACGCACAGAATTCCCTTCTGTGCGGAGAAACCAAGTTAGCAGTGCTAGCTTGTTCGCGAAGCGTAGGAAAGTCAAGCCGCGGAGTTACTAACGACTTGCTCTGATGAATGTCGTTTGCGGTTCTTCATTGAAAGTCCTTTCGCCATTTTGGGCTTTCAGAATTTCATAACTGATGCATCAGGTTTGTGGGAGCACGCCAGGGCGTCCGGAAGAACACCTTCTGATAGTTATTGCCATTTGCAGACGCCTCCGAATCGTCACGAAACTTGAAGTGCGCAGCTGCGCACTTCCCAAACGGAGGCAGGAATCGACAATCAACTATGGATTGCTGCCTCCCGCACAAACACCGATGGCGCTGCCGCTAAATCATTCGTCTTCGATATTTACTTGAGAATTCGGCTCCGGCAATTTGAACGCTTGCAGCCGATCGAAATAAGGGAGGCCCCCTTTGCTGTACCTATTCTGCTCGTCCGCCCGAAGCTCTACGCAGCCTACGGAATAGCTTCGCAGATGCGAATCGGAGGGTAACTTGTCAATTTCCGAACCTCTAGGCACTTGCGTATTCTTCGCCACGCTTTCGATGTAAGAGCGAATCCAACTCGCCTGCTCGGACTCACCTGTAGCCCGTAGGTCGAGATCTTGCTGCTTCGCGTAGCTCGAGAGCAATGGATTGGTATCGAATCGACTAGGTTTCATCGCCGAAATCCCGAGGTAAGTCTGCACTCGCAGCGCTACCTGTATGCGACTGTCGAGGAATGAATAGACTTCGCTTGCGGAGGTTGGTATTTGGTGACTGCTTCCACCTCGAACGAGTTGTTCTACGATGTGTTCGCCGCCGATGTACCCAAGAAATCGCAATGCATGCTCTTGCGAGACTTCATCGATGCCGGCCTGGGCGATAGGACCGATGACACTTCCAATGATCCAATCGGGTGCTTGCAGGCGGTCGGCGACCTGGAAAAACAGGCGTTCGTACCAATGGACCGCCTGTACGGAGAGGCAACAAGCCTCCGAGATTTGGTCGGATTCTTGCCCGGCTAGGATTCTCGCCTCAAGGCACGCTTTTCGCCAGGAGTCTGCATGTAAAAAGAACTCCTCGGCAGCGATCATGTGCCGCAGATGCAATGGACACTTTATGGGGAAATCTACTGGCGAGACGCCGGCTCGAAGCAGGCGATTCCGGATCCCATGCATACGGAGAAACGCGGTCGTCATCGGGCCGTCCAGCATCGGGGAGTATCTACCGCCAGCGTCGTAGAGCGTTATTGCTCGGTCATAGCGCCAGGTAGGACGACGAAGGGCGGATTCGACGTTATGCCGATCGTACTCAGGCAGCGAGCTCGGATCGGCCACCATACCGGTATTGTCGTAGCCCGCGGCCACGAGACTGTCGGTGAAGTCGTGGACACTGAATGAATTGCGGGTGCTTGTAGAGCACATTCGAGAATCCTGTGATGTGTAGATAGCGAATGAAAAGAAGCTGAGTTTGTTGAGCTACAGCTGAAAATGGGCTTTCACGATTCGGGATCTTGCCAGAATCTCAGCCCCGAAAACTACTAGGGGCAGTCTCGTCCGGCAGGCATTGCGACTTACCGTTTCTTTGCCTTTCGTCGTTTTGGGCCCGGTGGAGTGTTTCCACGGCTCACAGGCTTGGATTGCGTCGCTTAGAGACTGACGGCCTGCATCGGTCAAAGGACCACGCAGGGCTCGATTGCGTCGGCCTGCTGCAACGCGCTTGGGGTTTGTCATGACAATTTCTCACGCGGCGTTACTTACAAGTTTGTTTCGAGGACGTTTTTTAGAACTGGGCTGCGATGTACTGTTTGACGCTTGCTGTTTGAGCTGCAGCGAGGCGATAAGCTTCAGTATTTGCCTGTTCTCGGAGTCCAACTGGGTCGATAGCCGGATGTAGTCGGTACAGTGGTCTACATTGGCGGCATCTACTCCACGTGCCTTCATTAGCATGGACGTATGATGATTAATTACAAACTGCTCCATGAGGCACCTGAGCTCGAATGATGGAGTGCTGGTTCCTGCTAAATCCGCGACAGCCTTGTCGAGATAGAGCCGGACGCTCTCGTGTGGCATCCCCGACATAGAGCCGGCCGCGAAGATCTTCTCCAAATACGTAGCGGCACTGTGGTCCCTCACCGCATCTGCCAATCCATTGACTGTGCGATCATCCAGCTCGATAGCTTGTGGTGAATGCATTGTGTATTGCCTCCAGGTTCGGTATTCCACGACTCCAGCCCCCAGTGGTCTGGATCTCCAACTGGATTTAAGCGGTTTTCTAATTCATCACCAAACATTTTTTGCAAAACACCGCGGAAAGTCTTTCCGCTCTTCGTTTGAACATCTAGTCATGCATGATCCTTCCGTCTCAAGACATGCCAAATTCAATTGTCGATGTGTGCTAAACAACTCGCACAGGCAGAGTACTAGGCGGAAAAACAGGTGCGCAGCTGCGCACTTGCTGCCGAAGAGTCAGGGAGAGTTTGAGAAACAATTGCTCCACGAAAAAAGGGCGGCGTCCTGCAACTCACGTGCTAGATTCAGCCCTCGCACTTGGATCGGTAAGTGGAATTTGGTGGCCTTTCGGGCCTTTCGTAAAACAGTAACGAAAGTCTGCTCGTTGAATTTCGGAGTTTCGGAAATCGCTGCCTTCAGGTTTGCAGCTTTCAGCACTCGGAAAGATTCAATGAATTAGGCTGGCAACACGTCCTGCCTACAATACGGACCACAGGCTGAAACTCTAGTGGCCGTCGCAATTTGCATTTCCGAGCCGAAGCACCAGCAGGTCTCTCCCAAGGCAGGTACCTGAAATTAGTGCTTCACCACAACTCGACTCGAATGCGCCATCCATGCGTTGATAAAATGGTCG
Coding sequences within it:
- a CDS encoding SHD1 domain-containing protein yields the protein MSTQQQPQTVVIHKSDDTNVLGMAGLIFSTIGWLTCGLLCIPGAALSFLALFSRKPKGLALAGLIVGFPGVLFFAFVGMGLMMGALGLGAAAQQASQRVEQAARQAEQARLNPPPVGAEATGDEATGDEATDDEATDDEATDDEATDDELADLETEQSARDLMPELTPTPEVPALPATQAEADDNVELETADIERAPEPEPTLEPTPAPEPITRVFSDPTGKFSVEAKVVDVKQGWVKLKRMDNSEEVTVQIVKLSQTDQEWLAENYPE